The following coding sequences lie in one Calidithermus timidus DSM 17022 genomic window:
- a CDS encoding phytoene/squalene synthase family protein, which translates to MEPNWTEVSAIIRRHSATFYLGSLLFRGEARKGAWAVYAACRLGDDAVDESPDPRADLERWWAGVGRAYAGEPEAEWERALAWALERWDIPLEGFADMRQGFLADLGPVRLQRMDELMTYCYRVAGTVGRMIAPIGGAGPEAEEAAIKLGQAMQLTNCLRDVGEDLALGRVYLPAELLERYGVALEDLRYGRVTLAYTALMRELAQQTRRLYREGLRGLRHLHNGRAAVALAALQYQSILDKLEHNGWDNLSRRAALSPYERFKLLPKALWMRGI; encoded by the coding sequence TTGGAACCTAACTGGACCGAAGTCTCCGCGATCATCCGCCGTCACTCGGCGACCTTCTACCTCGGGAGCCTGCTCTTCCGCGGTGAGGCCCGCAAGGGAGCCTGGGCGGTCTACGCCGCCTGCCGCCTGGGCGACGACGCGGTGGACGAGTCGCCTGACCCCCGCGCCGATCTCGAGCGCTGGTGGGCGGGGGTGGGCCGGGCCTACGCGGGCGAGCCCGAGGCCGAGTGGGAGCGGGCGTTGGCCTGGGCGCTGGAGCGCTGGGACATCCCCCTAGAAGGCTTCGCCGACATGCGCCAGGGCTTCTTAGCCGACCTGGGCCCGGTGCGGTTGCAGCGCATGGACGAGCTGATGACCTATTGCTACCGGGTCGCGGGCACCGTGGGCCGCATGATCGCACCCATCGGTGGAGCCGGACCCGAGGCCGAAGAGGCCGCGATCAAGCTGGGACAGGCCATGCAGCTCACCAACTGCTTGCGCGACGTAGGCGAGGACCTGGCGCTGGGGCGGGTTTATCTCCCGGCTGAATTGCTCGAGCGCTACGGGGTTGCGCTCGAGGACCTGCGCTACGGGCGCGTGACGCTTGCCTACACCGCGCTGATGCGCGAGCTTGCCCAGCAGACCCGCCGGCTCTACCGCGAAGGCCTGCGCGGCCTGCGCCACCTCCACAATGGCCGCGCCGCCGTCGCCCTGGCTGCCTTGCAGTACCAAAGCATCCTCGACAAGCTCGAGCACAACGGCTGGGACAATCTCTCCCGCCGCGCCGCGCTCTCGCCCTACGAGCGCTTTAAGCTCCTGCCCAAGGCCCTGTGGATGCGGGGGATCTGA
- a CDS encoding class I SAM-dependent methyltransferase: MSSLACPRCKSAFLDGTATCTSCGWVWPRVGEWTDFRGGRPLSPAAAVNLWSLTAWGYEAWRVRALSLLSGRPFPLGEELDRMRASLEPVRGGVFLDLGTATGLYARALLQAGAARVYALDLSPAMLRVARRRARGLGGLVPLLARAEALPLCPASLDGVAVGGSYNEFTDPEAVVLEVVRVLRPGGRLWLMFTHRSGSPLQRAFERAGLRFPRLEDLLALLAPFGFALEGWREGSVGFVAGTKLSGGE, translated from the coding sequence ATGTCAAGTCTCGCTTGTCCCCGCTGCAAGAGCGCCTTCCTGGATGGCACTGCCACCTGTACAAGCTGCGGCTGGGTGTGGCCCCGGGTAGGTGAGTGGACCGACTTCCGCGGCGGGCGGCCGCTGAGCCCTGCCGCCGCCGTTAACCTCTGGTCCCTCACTGCCTGGGGCTACGAGGCCTGGCGGGTGCGGGCGCTTTCGCTGTTGTCGGGGCGGCCCTTCCCCCTGGGCGAGGAGCTGGACCGGATGCGGGCGAGCCTCGAGCCCGTGAGGGGCGGGGTGTTCCTCGACCTGGGCACCGCCACGGGCCTGTATGCCCGGGCTCTGCTGCAGGCAGGGGCCGCCCGGGTCTACGCCCTCGACCTCTCCCCGGCCATGCTGCGCGTGGCTCGGCGCCGAGCGCGGGGGCTTGGGGGCTTGGTACCCCTGCTGGCGCGGGCCGAGGCGCTGCCCCTGTGCCCAGCGAGCCTGGACGGGGTGGCGGTGGGAGGGAGTTATAACGAGTTCACCGATCCCGAGGCGGTGGTCCTTGAGGTCGTGCGGGTGCTCAGGCCCGGCGGGCGGCTGTGGCTGATGTTCACTCACCGCTCGGGCAGCCCTTTGCAGCGGGCCTTCGAGCGGGCCGGCTTGCGCTTCCCTCGCCTCGAGGATCTCCTCGCCCTGCTGGCCCCGTTCGGCTTTGCGCTTGAAGGTTGGCGCGAGGGCTCGGTGGGCTTTGTGGCGGGGACAAAACTCTCTGGTGGCGAGTAG
- a CDS encoding lycopene cyclase family protein: MAQRFDYIVAGAGAAGLSLLHHLEQAGLSERRVLLLDRAPKTHNDRTWCFWEAGEGPFEAVIFRRWGRLAFHAPGFSRTFDIAPYTYKMLRGLDFYRHMDERLARWPRLTRLYGELEAVGDGFVRLEGQTYTADWVFSSVPSSPLAPRPPYHHLLQHFRGWVLEAPHPTFDPGVATFMDFRVEQQGEVRFVYVLPFDERRALVEYTLFSAHLLSELEYEAGLRAYIHEELGLREYRVLETEAGVIPMTDIPFPARLGERTLYIGTAGGQTKASTGYTFQRIQRQCRHIVQSLAQGREPAPPPSPARFAFYDSVLLNVFAKKRYPGAHAFRDLFRRRPAPQVLKFLDESTTLLEELPILFSMNVPVFTLAALDVLALAVSRKR; encoded by the coding sequence ATGGCACAACGCTTCGACTATATCGTCGCGGGGGCCGGGGCCGCGGGGTTGAGCCTGCTGCACCACCTCGAGCAGGCCGGGCTCTCCGAGCGCCGCGTGCTTCTCCTCGACCGCGCGCCCAAAACCCACAACGACCGCACCTGGTGCTTCTGGGAGGCAGGGGAGGGGCCCTTCGAGGCCGTAATTTTCCGACGTTGGGGACGCTTGGCCTTCCACGCTCCAGGCTTCTCCCGCACCTTCGACATCGCCCCCTACACCTACAAGATGCTGCGGGGCCTCGACTTCTACCGCCACATGGACGAGCGCCTGGCCCGCTGGCCCCGCCTCACCCGCCTCTACGGCGAGCTCGAGGCCGTCGGCGACGGCTTCGTGCGGCTGGAGGGCCAGACCTACACCGCCGACTGGGTCTTCAGCAGCGTTCCCTCCTCACCCCTCGCCCCCCGCCCCCCGTACCACCACCTGCTCCAACACTTCCGCGGCTGGGTGCTCGAGGCCCCCCACCCTACCTTCGACCCCGGCGTCGCCACGTTCATGGACTTCCGGGTCGAGCAGCAGGGTGAGGTGCGCTTCGTCTACGTGCTGCCCTTCGACGAGCGCCGGGCGCTGGTGGAGTACACCCTCTTCTCGGCGCACCTGCTGAGCGAGCTCGAGTACGAGGCGGGTCTGCGGGCCTATATCCACGAGGAATTGGGACTCAGGGAGTACCGGGTGCTCGAGACCGAGGCGGGTGTGATTCCCATGACCGACATACCCTTCCCGGCTCGCCTGGGCGAGCGCACGCTGTACATCGGCACCGCCGGGGGCCAGACCAAGGCCTCCACCGGTTACACCTTCCAGCGCATCCAGCGTCAGTGCCGCCACATCGTCCAGTCCCTCGCCCAGGGCCGCGAGCCCGCCCCCCCGCCAAGTCCCGCCCGCTTCGCCTTCTACGACAGCGTGCTGCTCAACGTCTTCGCCAAAAAGCGCTACCCTGGTGCCCACGCTTTCCGTGACCTCTTCCGCCGCCGCCCGGCCCCGCAGGTGCTCAAGTTCCTCGACGAGTCCACGACGCTGCTCGAGGAACTCCCCATCCTCTTCAGCATGAACGTCCCCGTCTTCACCCTGGCCGCGCTGGACGTGCTGGCGTTGGCCGTCAGCCGTAAGCGCTAA
- a CDS encoding acyl-CoA thioesterase — translation MSELTNPTSEKEALGVARTLELVFPEHANPGGNAFGGFVLGLMDKVGSYAAIRRARKRCVTVRVGEVIFEVPIKVGDLLEVVAKVVRVGRTSITVEVEVYRENLKEAKVLATRGNLTYVAIDAEGKPTPVDPVE, via the coding sequence ATGAGCGAATTGACGAATCCAACCAGCGAGAAAGAAGCCTTGGGTGTCGCACGCACCCTCGAGCTGGTCTTCCCCGAGCACGCCAACCCCGGTGGCAACGCCTTCGGCGGCTTTGTGCTGGGCCTGATGGACAAGGTGGGCTCCTACGCTGCGATCCGGCGAGCCCGCAAGCGCTGCGTGACGGTGCGGGTGGGTGAGGTCATCTTCGAGGTGCCCATCAAGGTGGGGGATTTGCTCGAGGTGGTGGCGAAGGTGGTGCGGGTGGGCCGCACCTCGATCACGGTGGAGGTCGAGGTGTACCGCGAAAACCTCAAGGAGGCCAAGGTGCTGGCGACGCGGGGCAACCTGACCTACGTAGCCATCGACGCGGAGGGCAAGCCGACGCCGGTGGATCCGGTGGAGTGA